In the genome of Croceimicrobium hydrocarbonivorans, one region contains:
- a CDS encoding P-II family nitrogen regulator encodes MKEIKAFIKPKRAQVVIEALSEAGFQSMTISQAEGTGAHKAKGASPSLDFHVTDSPVVKLELVCQNEEMDKAVQLIIGKAKTPEPGDGIIYVSEIEDAFRIKTGESIRKQV; translated from the coding sequence ATGAAAGAAATAAAAGCATTTATCAAGCCCAAGCGGGCACAGGTAGTCATTGAAGCCTTGAGCGAGGCTGGTTTTCAAAGCATGACTATCTCACAGGCAGAGGGTACAGGAGCCCACAAAGCAAAGGGCGCCTCACCCTCTCTTGATTTTCATGTTACCGATAGCCCGGTGGTAAAGCTGGAGCTGGTCTGCCAGAATGAAGAAATGGATAAAGCGGTACAGTTGATAATTGGCAAGGCCAAAACACCTGAGCCGGGAGATGGGATTATATACGTTTCGGAAATTGAGGATGCGTTTCGGATAAAAACGGGTGAGTCGATCCGAAAACAGGTCTAA
- a CDS encoding heavy metal translocating P-type ATPase: MKKLQIKIPLILPEVPDDKDRCVQKLIQRLEDKEGLEKVHVADETDNGIPQLCFHYDPELISIDRIQSLAEQTGAEITQKFGHKLIEVEGIRHTRHARHIERDLRGIAGILEASVSASGMVRVEYDTAKVDEAEILKALRKEGLDIPDTQVSAERFLDKVKETKKGEEQKKEADKGHDHEEGEDDKHSHGGIFGKNTELIFSIICGALLGIGFGLTYIEAVPSWVSLSLYIGAYFFGGFFTAKEAIQTVAKGGFEIDFLMLVAAIGAAILSEWAEGALLLFLFSMGHALEHFAMNKARKSIAALAELAPKTALLKRNGKTEEVGIEELSIGDIIVVKPNSKISADGVVVSGSSSVNQAPITGESVPVDKEPVDNPDKDWSQEDDIKDENRAFSGTINGNNTLEIKVIKVAKDSTLSRLVKLVNEAQTQKSPTQRLTDKFEKYFVPSVLVLVVLLNFAFLVIDEPFSVSFYRAMAVLVAASPCALAIATPSAVLSGVARAAKSGVLIKGGRPLEDLGVLTALAFDKTGTLTEGKPKLTEVIALGDVNEDELLKIAVAVENLSDHPLAKAVVRDGKERLNGADVLEAKDLEAVLGKGIKASLGNNKVYIGNLDLFESLDDNKPEKEIEEKVKSLESDGNTTMLIRQNDHYIGIIALMDTPRKEAKNTLEQLKKIGIKRMIMLTGDNQKVADAVAKEIGLTDAWGSLLPEEKVEAIKELKEKESKVAMVGDGVNDAPAMANSTVGIAMGAAGSDVALETADIALMADKLETLPFAIGLSRKAKAIIKQNLWVSLGIVALLIPATVFGFANIGVAVLIHEGSTLVVVFNALRLLAYKK, encoded by the coding sequence ATGAAAAAACTACAAATAAAAATACCCCTTATACTGCCCGAAGTACCGGACGATAAGGATCGATGTGTGCAAAAACTCATTCAACGTCTTGAAGATAAAGAAGGCCTTGAAAAAGTGCATGTAGCAGACGAAACAGACAATGGCATACCTCAACTTTGTTTTCACTACGACCCGGAGTTGATCTCTATAGACCGTATCCAGTCGCTGGCAGAGCAAACCGGGGCGGAAATCACTCAGAAATTCGGACATAAACTCATAGAAGTAGAAGGCATTCGCCATACCCGCCACGCCCGTCATATTGAGCGTGACCTTCGGGGGATAGCCGGTATTTTGGAGGCCTCCGTATCGGCATCCGGCATGGTGCGGGTAGAGTATGATACGGCCAAGGTGGATGAGGCGGAAATCCTGAAAGCCCTGAGAAAAGAGGGACTTGATATACCCGATACACAGGTGAGTGCCGAACGTTTTCTTGATAAAGTAAAAGAAACAAAAAAAGGCGAAGAGCAAAAAAAAGAAGCTGACAAGGGACATGACCATGAGGAAGGTGAAGATGATAAACATTCGCATGGCGGTATTTTCGGTAAAAATACAGAGTTGATCTTTTCCATTATCTGCGGAGCATTATTAGGTATTGGCTTTGGGCTTACTTATATCGAAGCTGTGCCTTCATGGGTAAGTCTTTCACTTTATATCGGAGCTTATTTCTTTGGAGGCTTTTTTACAGCCAAAGAAGCCATTCAAACAGTGGCCAAAGGCGGCTTTGAAATTGATTTCCTGATGCTGGTAGCAGCCATTGGAGCGGCTATTCTTAGCGAATGGGCGGAAGGCGCCTTATTGTTATTCCTGTTCAGCATGGGCCATGCACTGGAACACTTCGCCATGAACAAAGCTCGTAAGTCCATTGCTGCTTTGGCAGAGCTCGCTCCTAAAACGGCATTGCTTAAGAGAAATGGTAAGACCGAAGAAGTCGGTATTGAGGAATTGAGCATCGGTGACATCATCGTGGTGAAGCCCAATAGCAAAATCTCAGCCGATGGTGTGGTTGTCAGCGGATCAAGTAGCGTGAATCAGGCGCCTATCACCGGGGAAAGTGTGCCGGTAGATAAAGAACCGGTGGATAATCCCGATAAAGACTGGTCACAGGAAGATGATATCAAAGATGAGAACCGTGCATTTTCGGGTACCATAAATGGCAACAATACGCTGGAAATCAAAGTGATTAAAGTAGCAAAGGACTCTACGCTCTCCCGTTTGGTAAAATTGGTGAATGAAGCTCAAACCCAGAAATCACCTACACAACGGCTCACCGACAAATTTGAGAAGTATTTTGTCCCGTCCGTATTGGTACTGGTCGTGTTGCTCAATTTCGCTTTTCTGGTCATAGATGAGCCTTTTAGTGTAAGCTTCTACCGAGCAATGGCCGTATTGGTGGCTGCCAGCCCTTGTGCTTTGGCCATTGCCACCCCAAGTGCAGTGCTAAGTGGAGTAGCCCGGGCAGCCAAAAGCGGAGTGCTTATTAAAGGTGGTCGTCCGCTGGAAGACCTGGGTGTACTCACTGCCCTGGCATTTGATAAAACCGGAACGCTAACAGAAGGTAAACCCAAGCTCACCGAAGTAATTGCTTTAGGTGATGTAAACGAGGACGAGCTGTTGAAAATAGCAGTAGCTGTAGAAAACCTCAGCGACCATCCTCTGGCCAAAGCTGTAGTGCGGGATGGGAAAGAGCGATTAAATGGTGCTGATGTGCTTGAAGCGAAAGATCTGGAAGCGGTGCTTGGTAAAGGGATAAAAGCTTCACTGGGAAATAATAAAGTGTACATCGGCAACCTGGACCTGTTTGAATCCCTGGATGATAATAAGCCAGAGAAGGAAATAGAAGAAAAAGTGAAGTCACTGGAATCGGATGGAAATACCACCATGCTGATCCGTCAGAATGACCACTACATTGGCATTATTGCCCTGATGGATACGCCCAGAAAGGAAGCAAAAAATACCCTGGAGCAGCTCAAAAAGATTGGTATCAAGCGTATGATCATGCTAACGGGTGATAACCAGAAAGTAGCCGATGCAGTAGCCAAAGAGATTGGCCTTACAGATGCCTGGGGCAGTTTGTTACCAGAAGAAAAGGTTGAAGCCATTAAAGAACTTAAGGAGAAAGAATCCAAAGTAGCGATGGTAGGTGATGGCGTGAATGATGCCCCGGCCATGGCAAATAGCACAGTAGGCATTGCCATGGGAGCAGCTGGCAGTGATGTAGCCCTGGAAACAGCTGATATTGCCCTGATGGCTGATAAGCTGGAGACCTTGCCTTTTGCAATCGGTTTAAGTAGGAAGGCCAAAGCTATTATCAAACAAAACCTCTGGGTTAGTTTGGGAATAGTAGCATTGTTAATACCTGCCACGGTTTTCGGCTTTGCTAATATCGGTGTTGCGGTACTCATTCATGAAGGGTCAACTCTGGTAGTGGTGTTTAATGCTTTGAGATTGTTGGCTTATAAGAAATAG
- a CDS encoding SpoIIAA family protein — translation METKEENLIAAKISGKISKKDVERFHPLIHNTIEKGQKVDFYFELEDFDGYELEGLWEDLKVDTTHLSDYGKMAFVGDKKWQEWAAKATDFFTDSEVRFFHLQEKKKAKEWISQ, via the coding sequence ATGGAAACAAAAGAGGAAAACTTGATTGCCGCTAAAATCAGCGGTAAAATCTCCAAAAAAGACGTGGAAAGATTCCACCCGCTCATCCACAACACTATTGAAAAAGGCCAAAAGGTAGATTTCTACTTTGAACTGGAAGACTTTGACGGCTACGAGTTGGAAGGTTTATGGGAAGATTTAAAAGTAGATACCACACATCTATCAGATTATGGAAAAATGGCATTTGTTGGAGATAAAAAATGGCAGGAGTGGGCGGCCAAAGCCACTGATTTTTTTACGGATTCAGAAGTCAGATTTTTTCACCTTCAGGAGAAGAAAAAGGCAAAAGAATGGATCAGTCAGTAG
- the nhaA gene encoding Na+/H+ antiporter NhaA, whose product MDQSVENSNSQLAYIRETARKFLDRETTGGLLLIGATIIALVLGNSPWADAYHHYLKDEFLFELSEHFSFGLTIKEWINDGLMAIFFLVAGMELKREIMVGELSSFKKASMPLMGAIGGMVLPALIFVSFNYGTENINGWGIPMATDIAYSLGIIGLLGKRVPAQLKIFLVALAIADDLGAILVIALFYSNELSGLYLSAGGGVFILLLLLNRFGVKNLFWYIVGGVALWYCFLNSGIHPTIAGVLFAVTIPIKPKLDSKVLKERTAHNIKELEETDIENLDPMQDKRQGQILKTIKKDTENARPPLLRLENRLIDFNAFFIIPIFAIANAGVKLDVGFMEVVSGSLGLGILLGLAVGKVAGIGLFAFIGQKIGIAELHPSLKWRHIIGMGMIAGIGFTMSLFITNLAFDNPEIIKVSKISILMASLIAAIGGVITLVIGTKQNNYKETESYNHSENE is encoded by the coding sequence ATGGATCAGTCAGTAGAAAATAGTAACTCCCAATTAGCATATATCAGAGAGACTGCCCGTAAGTTTCTGGACAGGGAGACCACCGGAGGATTGCTTCTGATTGGCGCAACCATTATTGCCCTGGTGCTGGGCAATTCCCCTTGGGCAGATGCTTACCACCACTATCTTAAAGATGAATTTCTCTTTGAACTATCCGAACATTTTTCTTTTGGTCTGACCATCAAGGAATGGATCAATGACGGGCTGATGGCCATATTCTTTCTGGTGGCCGGCATGGAACTGAAGCGGGAAATAATGGTGGGCGAATTGTCGTCCTTCAAAAAAGCTTCTATGCCGCTCATGGGAGCAATCGGAGGAATGGTTTTACCCGCACTGATTTTCGTAAGTTTTAACTACGGTACCGAAAATATCAATGGCTGGGGAATCCCTATGGCTACCGATATAGCCTATTCTTTGGGCATCATTGGCCTGTTGGGGAAGCGGGTGCCGGCACAGCTTAAAATCTTTCTGGTGGCGCTGGCCATAGCGGATGATTTGGGGGCAATACTCGTTATTGCACTCTTTTACAGCAATGAGCTTAGTGGGCTGTACTTAAGCGCTGGTGGAGGTGTATTCATCCTATTGTTACTGTTAAACCGTTTTGGGGTAAAAAACCTCTTCTGGTACATTGTGGGAGGAGTCGCTTTATGGTATTGCTTCCTGAATTCAGGCATTCACCCGACCATAGCAGGGGTGCTTTTCGCGGTTACCATACCTATAAAACCCAAATTGGACAGTAAGGTATTAAAGGAGCGTACCGCTCATAATATCAAAGAATTAGAAGAAACAGATATTGAAAACCTTGACCCCATGCAGGATAAGCGTCAAGGACAAATACTGAAAACCATTAAAAAAGACACGGAAAACGCCAGACCACCGTTGCTCCGGTTAGAAAACAGATTAATTGATTTTAATGCCTTTTTCATTATCCCAATTTTTGCCATTGCCAATGCAGGTGTAAAACTGGATGTCGGGTTTATGGAAGTGGTTTCGGGCTCTCTTGGACTTGGTATTTTATTAGGGCTTGCCGTGGGTAAAGTTGCCGGTATTGGATTGTTTGCATTTATAGGTCAGAAAATAGGTATTGCAGAACTGCATCCTTCATTGAAATGGCGGCATATTATTGGTATGGGCATGATAGCCGGTATAGGGTTCACTATGTCACTGTTTATTACCAACCTGGCATTTGACAATCCTGAGATTATCAAGGTATCCAAAATCAGTATTTTAATGGCTTCTCTGATTGCTGCTATAGGTGGTGTCATTACTTTGGTAATCGGCACGAAGCAGAATAACTATAAGGAGACTGAAAGTTATAATCATTCTGAAAATGAATAA